The Edaphobacter sp. 12200R-103 genome contains a region encoding:
- a CDS encoding sulfatase: protein MSEQNKTNRTPSLSSAHTTRRDFLQGSLAAAGSGLLSTSNLSALAEQTKPPKRPNLVFFFGEGQRADALSIAGNPILKTPHHDRIGREGIRFENAFCTNALCAPARATVLTGLYSRTNGALSNEHINTPLPKDLPLFTEILHEAGYEVAILGKIHVRNGVEDRYWDYYFGHNSPGNDYVNPFFKEGRKGKIGEQKRYQNVYPDDLTVDRALQWLEEDRGDKPFCLLIWFVAPHEPFFRARRHFDLFRDTVITKPVSFDDDLKGYPGKPKGFAEAENKIGTTTSHIAAASHEGLVKDYYAGLVAVDENIGRVTSYLEKKGILDDTAIVHSSDHGFFLGEFRLFDKRLMHEPSIRVPLMIRYPARIQAGTVRQEQVLDIDLAPTFLDLAGVPTPSHFQGKSVLPLANRPDPEFRKEWYYEYYEWPNPEAVRPHRGIRTERYKLIHYVSEPQAWELYDLHRDPGETNNLYGKPEVATLQLHLLDRLNSLQSQVPEKELAAEEKSKPASLTGE, encoded by the coding sequence GTGTCAGAGCAGAATAAGACGAACCGCACCCCTTCCCTATCGAGCGCGCATACGACTCGACGAGACTTCCTGCAGGGCTCACTTGCGGCGGCCGGTAGCGGCCTTCTCTCCACAAGCAACCTGTCGGCTCTCGCGGAGCAGACAAAACCACCCAAGCGGCCCAACCTGGTCTTCTTCTTTGGCGAGGGACAACGAGCAGATGCTCTATCGATTGCCGGTAATCCGATTCTGAAAACACCGCATCACGATCGCATCGGCCGTGAAGGGATCCGATTTGAGAACGCCTTCTGCACGAACGCTCTTTGCGCTCCAGCGCGGGCTACTGTCCTGACTGGCCTTTACTCACGCACGAACGGTGCTTTATCCAATGAGCACATCAATACGCCGCTACCTAAAGATCTCCCGCTATTCACTGAGATTCTGCATGAAGCTGGCTATGAGGTCGCCATTCTGGGAAAGATTCATGTACGTAATGGCGTCGAAGATCGTTATTGGGACTACTATTTCGGACACAACAGTCCCGGCAACGACTACGTGAACCCCTTTTTTAAGGAAGGACGAAAGGGCAAGATCGGTGAACAGAAGCGATACCAGAACGTCTATCCTGATGATCTGACAGTAGACCGAGCCTTGCAGTGGCTCGAAGAAGATCGCGGCGACAAGCCATTCTGCCTACTCATCTGGTTTGTTGCTCCCCACGAGCCGTTCTTCCGTGCCCGCCGTCATTTCGATCTGTTCAGAGATACAGTCATTACCAAACCAGTTTCCTTTGATGATGACCTGAAAGGCTATCCTGGCAAGCCAAAGGGATTTGCTGAAGCGGAGAATAAAATCGGCACGACCACCTCTCATATTGCGGCGGCCTCGCATGAAGGTTTGGTCAAGGACTATTACGCTGGGCTTGTCGCCGTGGATGAAAACATTGGACGGGTGACTTCGTATCTGGAGAAGAAAGGAATTCTCGACGATACGGCCATCGTGCACAGCTCCGATCATGGTTTCTTCCTGGGAGAATTTCGTCTTTTTGACAAGCGACTGATGCATGAACCTTCCATACGCGTTCCCCTCATGATTCGCTACCCTGCGCGAATTCAGGCAGGAACGGTTCGGCAAGAACAGGTTCTCGACATCGATCTTGCACCCACATTTCTCGACCTAGCTGGGGTACCGACTCCCTCGCACTTCCAGGGAAAGAGTGTTCTTCCATTGGCGAACCGACCAGACCCCGAGTTTCGCAAGGAGTGGTACTACGAGTATTACGAGTGGCCCAATCCTGAAGCCGTTCGTCCTCATCGTGGCATACGAACGGAGCGGTATAAGCTCATCCATTATGTATCCGAGCCCCAGGCCTGGGAGCTATACGATCTGCACCGCGATCCTGGAGAGACAAACAACCTGTACGGCAAGCCAGAGGTTGCAACGCTGCAGCTGCACTTGCTCGATCGCCTGAACTCGTTGCAGTCCCAAGTGCCTGAGAAAGAGCTGGCGGCGGAGGAGAAATCAAAACCGGCCTCACTGACCGGCGAATGA
- a CDS encoding TonB-dependent receptor, giving the protein MRAFVMEFVLLFSVSWSLPAQSTGTGTITGRVTDSSGAVIAHAEVTATSASSAATYSEESDTQGVFHFAGVRAGEYKIEISASGFRKLTQQSVLLAADTTRIVDAQLTVGSTSDAVTVTDAPPAVNTADGALGTLIGGTQLKELGLNGRNFTQFLSLSPGVSSSQTGQRMGVGQEGNPLTSINGGRINSNAFTYDGILAMDTGGNRGLNLFPPMEAIQEIQVHTSNFTADIGSYGYSLVNVITRSGGAQFHGDVYEVLANDALNARNYFNPSKPPLRDNNFGYDFGGRILPNAKGRFGRNLFFFWSQAFDRRSGPELTGFTTAPQSTFTATTPTAAQRAGDFSSLPTALKNPVTGASYVNNQVTNIDPNATLLLNAYFPLPNSTGSSNYAVSPKSQTRWREELVRVDIPITDKDNFMVRYAHDSWSQQQAILKPSNQSFPTIGGYFAKPGQNTVLQWTHAFSPLLLNQATFGYSRNNITQTPDSSATRSAGLAIPSLYNANIYNLIPTISISGYSSIGAQGLTNNTNNVYTWRDDLTKQLGSHALKFGVNILRIQKFDRFPYSGQAGSFSFTGSATGNALADFLTGYAYSYTEQSSTPNVYLFSNMYEGYAQDDWKITRNLTVNIGVRDTVFRGAPNGYDKYDHLSDFVPSLYVAANAPAVTASGALVSGTGDPENGIITVQNQKGLDLPRSLTGTRNQIGPRVGFAWAPFGSSLTSIRGGYGIFYHWDNDNHENLSANPPFSQSATIYNTTLTGFTGGTQTSFPPTLAAFDTRKLYPTVNQYSLTFEHQFPSATVASVSYVGNTARHLDQTPNINQASPNVAVAAGTVNVNTVRPYRGYAAINYDIRSASANYNALQATVRRRFQNGLLFEAAYTWSKSMGRQVGQNQFATEAGPTAYDRRHIFTVNYVYDLPFFRGRSDVLAYTLGGWEVSGVSTFQGGMPVTPTIAVDRAGVGNTGQRPDAINSVIYKHGNVNDYFSKSSFALPALGTFGNARLNTVRLPGLNSTQFSLAKKATFHIATDHALTTTFQAQFFNLFNHPSFNGVGTTYGSATFGKITSALDPRNVAFRLKLSF; this is encoded by the coding sequence GTGCGCGCTTTTGTTATGGAGTTTGTCTTGTTGTTTTCTGTCAGCTGGTCTCTTCCTGCACAAAGTACCGGGACCGGAACCATCACGGGGCGTGTCACCGACTCGTCAGGAGCGGTGATCGCTCATGCTGAGGTCACCGCAACATCCGCTAGCAGCGCCGCAACCTACAGTGAAGAATCTGACACACAGGGAGTCTTTCATTTCGCAGGAGTCCGGGCGGGCGAGTACAAGATCGAAATCTCTGCGTCTGGTTTCCGCAAACTTACCCAACAATCTGTCCTTCTTGCAGCGGATACGACACGCATCGTAGATGCTCAATTGACGGTGGGTTCTACGTCAGATGCTGTTACGGTCACGGATGCGCCACCGGCCGTCAATACTGCCGATGGTGCCCTCGGCACGTTGATCGGCGGGACGCAGCTCAAAGAGCTGGGATTGAATGGTAGAAACTTCACTCAATTCCTTTCGCTTAGCCCTGGCGTTAGCAGCTCACAGACAGGTCAGCGCATGGGCGTGGGTCAGGAAGGCAATCCGCTCACTTCCATCAACGGCGGCCGCATCAATTCCAACGCATTCACCTATGACGGCATTCTCGCGATGGATACTGGCGGAAACCGCGGCCTGAATCTCTTTCCTCCGATGGAAGCAATTCAGGAGATACAGGTGCATACCAGTAATTTCACCGCGGACATCGGCTCCTACGGTTATAGCCTGGTCAATGTCATTACCCGTTCAGGCGGCGCCCAGTTCCATGGTGATGTCTATGAGGTCCTCGCAAACGATGCGCTCAACGCGCGCAATTACTTCAACCCCTCGAAGCCTCCTCTGCGTGACAACAACTTCGGTTATGACTTCGGCGGCCGCATCCTTCCAAACGCGAAGGGGCGCTTTGGCAGAAATCTATTCTTCTTCTGGTCGCAGGCATTTGATCGCCGATCAGGACCGGAGCTGACCGGCTTCACGACCGCACCGCAGAGCACCTTCACGGCGACCACCCCGACAGCAGCACAGCGAGCAGGAGACTTCTCGTCTTTACCGACCGCGCTGAAAAATCCTGTGACCGGCGCTTCCTACGTGAACAATCAGGTAACCAACATCGACCCAAACGCGACACTGCTGCTGAATGCATATTTCCCGTTACCCAACAGCACGGGCAGTTCCAATTATGCCGTCAGCCCGAAGAGTCAGACGAGATGGAGGGAGGAACTGGTTCGCGTAGACATCCCGATCACGGACAAGGATAACTTCATGGTGCGGTATGCACATGATTCCTGGAGCCAGCAGCAGGCCATCCTGAAGCCGTCAAACCAGTCCTTCCCTACGATCGGAGGATATTTCGCCAAGCCCGGCCAGAATACTGTTCTTCAATGGACGCACGCATTTTCACCGTTACTGCTGAACCAGGCGACCTTTGGATATTCACGAAACAACATTACTCAGACGCCTGACAGCTCTGCCACCCGCTCTGCAGGTCTTGCAATTCCCTCACTCTACAACGCGAACATATACAACCTGATTCCGACGATCTCCATCAGCGGATACTCCTCCATCGGGGCACAAGGACTCACCAACAACACAAACAACGTCTACACCTGGCGTGATGATCTGACGAAGCAGCTGGGGAGCCACGCGCTCAAATTCGGTGTCAACATCCTTCGCATCCAGAAGTTCGACCGGTTTCCTTACTCAGGACAGGCGGGCAGCTTCAGCTTCACAGGCTCGGCGACCGGCAATGCGTTGGCGGACTTCTTGACTGGGTACGCGTACAGCTATACAGAGCAGAGCTCCACTCCGAATGTCTATCTCTTCTCAAACATGTATGAGGGATATGCGCAGGACGATTGGAAGATAACTCGCAATCTTACTGTCAACATAGGAGTACGCGATACCGTCTTCCGTGGCGCTCCAAACGGTTACGACAAGTATGACCATCTTTCAGACTTCGTCCCGTCGCTTTATGTTGCGGCGAATGCTCCCGCGGTGACAGCGTCAGGCGCGCTGGTATCGGGGACGGGAGACCCGGAGAACGGCATCATCACGGTGCAGAATCAGAAGGGCCTCGATCTTCCGCGATCTTTGACCGGAACTCGAAACCAGATCGGACCGCGAGTCGGCTTTGCGTGGGCGCCCTTTGGATCTTCGCTGACCAGCATTCGCGGTGGCTATGGCATCTTCTATCACTGGGACAATGACAACCACGAGAATCTCAGCGCCAATCCGCCGTTCTCACAGTCTGCCACCATCTACAACACAACCCTGACGGGCTTCACCGGTGGAACGCAGACTTCGTTTCCTCCAACGCTAGCCGCCTTTGATACGCGCAAGCTTTATCCGACGGTGAATCAGTATTCGCTTACGTTCGAGCATCAGTTTCCGTCTGCCACCGTGGCCTCCGTCAGCTATGTCGGCAATACAGCAAGACACCTCGATCAGACACCGAATATCAATCAGGCATCGCCAAATGTGGCAGTCGCTGCGGGAACGGTCAATGTAAATACGGTGCGGCCTTATCGTGGCTATGCTGCGATCAACTACGATATCCGCTCTGCTTCGGCAAACTACAACGCATTGCAGGCCACGGTCCGTCGTCGGTTCCAGAACGGACTTCTGTTTGAAGCCGCTTATACCTGGTCCAAGTCCATGGGACGGCAGGTCGGACAGAACCAGTTCGCGACCGAAGCGGGTCCAACAGCCTACGATCGGAGACATATCTTTACCGTCAATTACGTGTACGATCTTCCATTCTTCCGCGGTCGATCGGACGTGCTGGCATACACACTCGGAGGCTGGGAGGTCAGCGGAGTCTCCACATTTCAAGGAGGAATGCCGGTTACGCCAACGATCGCAGTGGATAGGGCTGGCGTCGGAAATACAGGTCAGCGGCCTGACGCGATCAATAGCGTCATCTACAAACACGGCAACGTAAACGACTACTTCTCCAAATCAAGCTTCGCGTTGCCGGCACTGGGAACGTTCGGCAATGCACGTCTCAATACTGTTCGCCTTCCTGGATTAAATAGCACACAATTCAGTCTGGCAAAAAAAGCTACCTTCCATATAGCCACCGATCACGCTCTAACGACGACCTTCCAGGCGCAATTCTTCAACCTCTTCAATCACCCTTCATTCAACGGTGTGGGGACCACATACGGTTCTGCAACCTTCGGCAAGATTACATCTGCCCTCGATCCACGCAATGTCGCATTTCGCCTCAAACTTTCGTTCTAA